In the genome of Physeter macrocephalus isolate SW-GA unplaced genomic scaffold, ASM283717v5 random_6007, whole genome shotgun sequence, the window GCTAAAAATTCTTTGGTACAGTTTTCCAGAGTACTAACAGACTGCCAGGCTGAACCAAAAGAGTAtaaagttgtttattttgtttttgtataaaaGTCCACAACTGAATAGAAAATCTCAATAGTCCATCAGATACGGAATATTTTCAGTTCTTGCTTTAATAAAATTGTTGTGTTCTGTTTTTAGACCTGTAATTTTCCTTCACACTCTTACATCTTTACCAATTATTTTAGTTGATTGCCTATCAGTGATTCATTCCTTTGTGGTTTGCCTTCTTTCCTATAGCAGAAGCTGCTGAACAACTGGGAACGAATGTTAAATTAGTGGAGCGTTTGGTGGAATGGTGTGAAGCCAAAGATCACGCTGGTGTCATGGGGGAGTCAAACAGACTGCTCTCTGCCCTCATAAGACACAGTAAATCAAAAGTAAGTCCCGGAGGAAACcgttcatttatttatgaaatagattaaaagaagatgaaaagagaaaaagcttaAAAGTAAAGGTATTCCTTGACTTGTGTAACTCTCCTTCATAAAATAATTGACTTCACCGTAGTAACTATTCCAGCTGGTTGGCCACAGGAATGTTCCTCCCCATCAGATGCTACCTCTTGGCATCTTTCCCTGCAGCAACAGCAGCTGTTAACTTGGACCTTCTTACTACCTGTCTCACCTATAGCAGCCTAAAATCCCATCCATTTTCACTGACACCAGTACAGGACCAAGTATATTGTTGACAAGATGGAAAGTATCAAGAAAGTATAGCAAAATGAACTCCTGTGGTGGTCCTTTTTACCTCTTCATCATAACTGCTCTGTGAGgcccatttgttcatttaacagTCAACATTTTGGTACTTACagtgtaaatattataaaatatagtatgACTTTCAAGAATTAACTGTCCAGTGGGAGGGCAGATATAAAAACAGCATTAAAGCCGCATACTCCAATTCAGATATAACTTAGAAGACAGAGAGACCAACTGTGGGCATCA includes:
- the LOC112063240 gene encoding rap1 GTPase-GDP dissociation stimulator 1-like isoform X2 gives rise to the protein MLSAGVTEAVLKFLKSEMPPVQFKLLGTLRMLIDAQEAAEQLGTNVKLVERLVEWCEAKDHAGVMGESNRLLSALIRHSKSKVSPGGNRSFIYEID
- the LOC112063240 gene encoding rap1 GTPase-GDP dissociation stimulator 1-like isoform X1; amino-acid sequence: MLSAGVTEAVLKFLKSEMPPVQFKLLGTLRMLIDAQAEAAEQLGTNVKLVERLVEWCEAKDHAGVMGESNRLLSALIRHSKSKVSPGGNRSFIYEID